The Lathyrus oleraceus cultivar Zhongwan6 chromosome 5, CAAS_Psat_ZW6_1.0, whole genome shotgun sequence genome includes the window aagattgaaaatatattagttacaATTAGTTGTAGTATAAAGTCTAAGAAATTAGAAGATTTAAGATAAACTTACTTTATTGCATAGGGGAATGTGAATGACTTCTCGTTGACCGGGGCGAGTGACAACATTCTTGACCAACCTCGTGCTTATAGCAAATAGGCGCAAGAATAAAACGTACAAGTgtttttttttggcatttttacacaacGAACTATATAGATGGGACAAAACAGTTGACCCCCAACTATAAACGCAAAACAAATACAAtaattaaacaacaacacaagaaactacaacaaataaaataacatcacaaacaaatacaacacataaacaacataactatgcgagtacaaccatcaaaacaattttgtgaGAAGTATACATCATCTTGTGAACGTCTCTGTCTGTTTTAATATTGACCTAGaaacgaacttctccattttggttgaacgttGTATCAAGCCATTGAATTTTTCTGATCCTCTCACCATCTGCAATGTCTTCACCTAACCAACGGTTCAAGGTCCTGTTAAGATGTTTGAACGTATCTACATTCCAAAGTCGGATCTTCATTGGAAGTTGCACTACTGAAAAGATTAAATcaacatttctcttgtgaatataaggaCACAAGTATGAATATGCAAACATTTTAAAGAAAATTGAAAGAGATTGAAGGAAAATGAAAGGAGAAGGtaagaagttgtgtgaaaaattctggaaaggtgatgttgtatttatagatggagtGGTGGAGCAGTAGCCATATGCATTGACCCACACATAGAGTGCACTATGCATGTGTCATTGCATGTGGCGTCTACACGTGACTTAGACATGCATGCGCCATTGCATGTGACGCCTTCACATGCATGCACCATTGCATGTGGCGTCAATGAATACCATTTTTATTGGATGCGTCCATACAACTGACActtatgttagatattttttggaaagtgattattttgataaatattttaaaaaataattattttagaattttaatttaaaaaaatggTTATTTAAAAAAGTCACAAATGTCACTATTTTTTTTATGATAACTAAAAAAaacatatttattattttaagaaaCGTAATATTATCATGGATGAAGTTTTAAACTATGTGTAAAAAAATTCACGTAAAAGCTAAAGAAAAGGTAAAGAAAACCAAAATAGCTGGCAATAGGAGTATCCCAACCGAATATCTTTGTCATCATGTGACCAAAATAGAAAAAAAGCACGTTATCTATCCACCGAATACAAATTAATCACACTATCGCACTTAACTTACTAAACTAGCTTCAGCTTCTTAAAACCCCAAACACTGAATCACATTTCACACCGTCACTGCAAAATGAAGCTATCTTTCATTTTCTGCTTCCTGTGTTTCGTTTCAGCTTCCTTCACATTCAACTTCATCTATGCCGGTAACGTCACTTACGATGGCCGTTCACTCATTATTGACGGTCAACGAAAGCTTCTTATCTCTGCTTCGATTCATTACCCTCGAAGCGTCCCTGCCGTCAGTAACTTCTAACTTGTATACTGTCTACTTTTGCCATTGTTGCTATTCTAACCACACTGTGATATGCTATAGATGTGGCCTGCTCTTGTTCAATTAGCCAAACAAGGTGGCGTAGATGTCATTGAAACCTATGTTTTTTGGAATGGTCATGAACTTTCTCCAGGAAATGTATGTAAGATTAACTGATTTTTAGACTAGGAGAGCTTACACTGATTTATGAAAAATCTTATACTTTCACTTTCGATTTTGAAATTCTAGTATTACTTTGGAGGACGGTTCGATCTAGTCAAGTTTGCAAAGATTGTGCACGAGGCTGGAATGCCGTTGATTCTCCGAATCGGCCCATTCGTTGCTGCAGAATGGAATTTTGGGTGTGTTAATGTTATTTTTGCTAACTTTTTGTTTCCTAGCCTCTAGAGGAATCAATTCTTGTTAACCACTTGATTACAAAATTGATTAACCATAGTTGTATATTACAGTGGAGTACCAGTATGGCTGCATTATATTCCAGGCACTGTATTCAGGACTTACAATCAACCTTTTATGGTACGTAAATAATGTAGTACTTTGAGTATAACTTGTGCTATCCTTTTTTGTTTATTATTTTGAGTAAATGAACTGTGATGAACACTCTAACTTTGTTGGCTCTGATTTTCTGTTCAGTATCATATGGAGAAATTTACAACATACATAGTGAATCTTATGAAACAAGAGAAGCTTTTTGCCTCACAAGGGGGTCCCATAATCTTATCCCAGGCAAGTGTAACCTTAAACATGTCAATTTGTTTTTAGTTCCTTTTTCTCATGACTTCATCTTGGATCTTCATGACATTGCAGATAGAAAATGAGTATGGATTCTATGAAAACTATTATAAAGAGGATGGTAAGAAATATGCCTTATGGGCTGCAAAAATGGCTGTTTCTCAAAATACAAGTGTCCCTTGGATAATGTGCCAACAGTGGGATGCTCCAGATCCTGTAGTAAGAGGATAATTTCTAGAAGTTGTTATTAGACTGTGAATGTGCTTATCAAAAGATGTTGAAAATTTTGGATTTTGGATCATAAGTCATAATATACATTATCTTCAATCATTACACATGCTTCTATTTTTTATTAAAGGTTTTCTTTCACATTTAGATGACAACCTGGTTATTTATGATTCATTTGCAGATCGACACTTGCAATTCATTCTACTGTGATCAGTTTACGCCTACTTCTCCAAACAGGCCCAAAATTTGGACTGAAAACTGGCCTGGATGGTAGGATGAATTCAATCTAAACCATTTCTCATAACAGCCCATTATTCACATTTTGCATCAAAATGTTCATTTCTCCTTGTAATAATGTATCTATCATGACTCATGGGAGTATTTATGGTGAATGTCTTCTGATAATTCTCGTATTTCTTGGACATAACTCAAAAATACTCTTCAGTCTTCACCCATTTTTCTTTGATAGTTAAAGCTGAAAAATATTTTATGCTAGTTTTAGCAATTGCTTACTATTGACAATAACAGTTAATGGATTTTAAACTCTCCGCATCTGCAAAAGGCCAGAGATATTATCTTTAGGAAATTTATCTGTTGCAGTTTGTATAGACTAAACTGTGACGGCACTTTTATTTTCCCTTCTTCCCCCATTTAACCTCTCAGATTATAGCAGTGAAAAGGGTGCATAGGTTTAGCATTTTATTCTTACATTACAATAGGGAATGTATCTCATTTATATCACTCTCTGCTGGGATTTTCTACTAGGTTTAAAACTTTCGGAGGCAGAGATCCTCACAGGCCAGTAGAAGATGTTGCTTTTTCTGTTGCTCGATTCTTCCAGAAAGGTGGAAGTGTACATAATTACTACATGGTACAGATGATGTGTTTTAATTATGACTTTTGTGGGAGTTACATATATTTATGTATTAGAATCTACCATCAATAAAGACATTTATCTAAATGACATGCCATCttcatgtttgtttgtttgtttttttcATTAAATTTTTTATATCACTGTGTGTTAGTATCATGGAGGAACAAATTTTGGCCGAACAGCAGGTGGTCCATTCATTACTACAAGTTATGACTATGATGCCCCAATAGATGAGTATGGTAAGTCATCTAAACTGAAGTTTTTCTATTTTGTAATATGCTTTAGTTTTATGAATAATAAATATATCATATAACCACAGGGTTGCCTAGACTTCCAAAATGGGGACATCTTAAGGAACTTCACAAAGCTATCAAGTTATGTGAGCATTTATTGCTTCATGGGAAATCGGTTAATATCTCCCTTGGTCCTTCTGTGGAGGTATTTTCTTTCCCTTAAACATTTGACTCTCATGGCTTGTTCAAATAGATTGTCTTTTATTTAGTTGCAATCCTCCAAACATTTAATGATTTTGAATTGTTGCTCGCTCTATCTTCTAGCCTTATTGCCTCGAGGGTGGAATCCTTTGACAGCCTGTTTACAAAATAcaattaaatttaaaattattatcgtggccctttttctttttctgaaGATTGGAAATTTTTTCCTCTCCTTTTACTCAACAATATGGTTAAAATGGTTAAAATTACTACAAAGACTTTCTAGGACGTCTAGCGTCCTACATTGAATGTGATATAACATAAAAAAATGTTTATAAGAATAGGGATACATCCCACTTTCAAACAGTTTTTCAAGCCATATCACATCCAATGTGAGGTGTGCATCTTGCTTTTAAATACGTTTTCAACTAATGTGAGACTCTAAACATGGGAGAAGGTGTAGTCGTTTTTATTGGCAATTTCTGCATAGGTTAATGTGGTAATTACTGTATTGCAGGCTGGTGTCTATACTGACTCAACTGGAGCATGTGCTGCCTTCATTTCTAATGCCGATGATAAAAATGATAAGACAGTGGAATTTCGGAATGCATCGTATCACCTGCCAGCATGGTCAGTTAGCATTCTTCCTGATTGCAAGAATGTAGTGTTCAACACAGCAAAGGTGGGTTACATCTGTTTCTTATTCCTGCATTCCAACTTACATCTTTCCTTAACAATAAAATTTCAAATGCTGTTGAATATCTCATAAGAGCTTACTTATGAGCTCCTTGAAAATTAATGCAATTTTTGCAGTTCAGGAATAAGAACATTGTTTCACACATACCTATATAAAGTTATACTTATGCTAGAGGCAACTCAATGAAACTGGAATCATGGCCAAAATCACCGTCATAACATAATGACACATTTTTCTACTATGGAAGTTTTCATGTTACTATTCATAATTAATCTAAGGCTTAAATGCACCGTTGTTCCCCCTATTTTGCCTAAAACAGGATTTTAGTCTTCCTATTTCAAAATTCGGGTTTTTGGTCTCCAAGTTTCACACATTATTGCAATTCTGGTCCTAACCCACATTTTAAACCTAAAAATGGTGATTTTGGGGGAACAAAAACTCAGATTTAGATATAGAGGGACTAAAATTATGTTTCCTGTAAAATAGGAGACCAAACATGCATTGAAGCATTAATTTAATAATAAAGGGATAAAAAATAAAGATTGTGTCTATCTGGTTATGTACTTTTCCCAGTTCTTGCACTTAGTCATGAAAATCAACAGGTTTCTTCCCCGACAAACAAAGTTGCAATGGTTCCAGAGAAGTTGCAGCAATCAGATAAAGGTCAAAAAACTTTTAAATGGGATGTGTTGAAGGAGAACCCAGGGATCTGGGGGAAGGCTGACTTCGTCAAAAATGGCTTTGTCGACCACATCAATACCACCAAGGATACCACTGATTACCTGTGGCATACAACAAGGTTTGTCATTGATGTCTTATGCATATTTTGTGTCCTGAACTTGATTGTGTtgattttaataattttaaaatgCTTTTGAAAGTTTTTTCTGGCTGTTGTTTGCTTTTGGTGGAAATATTGGAACCTTTTGTATTTCACTATGTTCATATATCGGTAGGATTGTTATGTAGAGCTTAGAATGAAAATTAGATTTGTTCCCAAACATCTTTCCATAAATATTTGACAATATTCCCTTCCTTCTTTCTTGAAAGGCTCATTGATATATAGTGTAATATACATAAACATGTACAATGAATTGAAGGGTACTATTTTCAAAGTAGATATATGCTGTCAATTAAAGTTCATCTTTCTGTTGATTGCAGTGTACTTATTGGCGAAAATGAAGAGTTCCTAAAGAAAGGAAGCGAACCAGTTCTTCTAATAGAATCCAAGGGTCATGCTCTCCATGCTTTTGTGAATCAGAAATATCAAGGTTATCCTCTAATTGATAGTAATCGCTTTGCGTTTTATTTGTTAAACAAATATCATCAGTGTAATCAATTCAGAATCGCCCATCATTATGAACTTAAGCTTATGCCTctagaaataaaatgaaattacAGGGATTCCTGTTCACATTGGGAACAATTTTGTTACATGCTTTTATGTTTGCGGACTTATGAAAGTATTGAATTGCAGCACTTTATAGTCATAAAATAAGATGGACACAGACTCTTAGcaatattttttttctccaattatttttcataattttaaCTCTTTATCGTTTAGGCACTGCATATGGAAATGGTTCACACTCAGCATTCACTTTTAAGAATCCCATCTCTCTCAAGGCAGGGAAGAATGAAATTGCTTTATTGAGCTTGACTGTTGGTTTGCAGGTGAGTTACACTGATATATTGTAAAACCAGAGATTTGAAAATGACTCCATAATGTTGTTGTTTTCTCTCCTACCCTTTAAATGATTTGAACTCTTGTtacttttttttttatgtttagACAGCTGGACCATTTTACGAATTTGTAGGGGCAGGAGTAACAAGTGTAAAGATTAATGGACCTAACAACAGGACGATAGACCTGTCTTCTAATGCGTGGACTTACAAGGTACTTTTCCTCTTGCATTATCATCTTAAAATTGATTTAAATTTGGAGCTCCTATTACATTCTCAATCTTCTAAAGACAGTTGACCATTGTATAAGACGTGAACaatgattttttttgtcttttcTCAGATTGGAGTACAAGGAGAACATCTAAGGTTACCCCAGGGAGATGGGTTGAATAATACGAAATGGACATCTACTTCAGAACCACCAAAAGGTCAGGCACTGACATGGTACAAGGTAATTCCTTGTTTTTTCTTCTTTAATGATTGAAATTATCAAAGCATTTTTCATTTAATATTGTTCTTGCTCGGGAACACAGAGATGGTCACCTAGAAAAAAGTGATCTATTTTCAAGCAATGTGTTTTTTCTTTGCTGAAGTGTCTTTTAAATTTCATGATTTTTCAGGCTATTGTGGATGCCCCGCCTGGGGATGAACCAGTTGGGTTGGATATGTTGTATATGGGAAAAGGTTTAGCTTGGTTAAATGGAGAAGAAATCGGAAGATATTGGCCTAGGATAAGTGAATTTAAGAAGGAAGACTGTGTTCAAGAATGTGACTACAGAGGAAAATTCAATCCAGATAAATGTGTCACTGGCTGTGGAGAACCTACACAAAGATGGTAAGATTATAGGCCATAATAATTTAAAATAGATTTTGTTCCTTTTGTAGAGTATTCTTTTAATTCTTGTTATGATAAAATAAACATTTGTGTATTTTCAATGGATCAGGTATCATGTTCCACGATCTTGGTTCAAGCCATCTGGAAATGTTCTTGTTTTCTTTGAGGAGAAAGGTGGTGATCCAGCAAAGATTACATTCGTGAGAAGGAAAGTAGTGTAGTGTGTGCCCCAAGCAACATTACCGTTTGTCAGTGACGTATTTTCTATATATAGAAGAGACTATctttaaatttaaaattatagATATTGCTTGGCtacaatttttataaaaatataataattagTAATAAAGCAAAAAGGAGGTATACTTTCAGAAATCACCGAAAATAACTATGCATAATATGAGCTTATCAAAAGTTTATTGAAAAATGGTTTGTTGGTAGATAGATGATTAAAATGATTACTCATAATATGAGTttatcaaaacaaataaaataatgATAGTTATTGTGAATAAAATGGGTAGGAAATAGTGCTTAGAAAATACAAATATTTGTCTTTTAAGCAGTGAAAATTTCTTTTCGGGAGTTTTCATATTAGAACATGATATGTTCGAAGTGTTAAAAGATAGTTTTACAAGGTAGGGTTGGATAATGGGTAGGGGTTAGGCGGATCCGAGTCCAAAACCTCCACCCAACCCAAACCGCGGATTGTAAGGGACACTTAGTAGCTGACTTAATAGACGAGAATCTGGAAAATTAAAGACACCTACAAAGCAATGAGACTTTCCTCTCGCTAAGGAACTCACCTGCTAATGTAAATGCCTTAAGTAGAGAGACTCGTCCATTGTTGAGGGACTTGCCCAATGAATATTACGGCACTTAAGTAAGAAACTCATCGATTAGGCGAGGGTCGTAATCCAGAAAAGGATGAGGAGTTTTAAACACTCCACCCTTAAAAAAAATGATAGTGCTTGAGAGACtatgtagtgttatatttgtaGAGGTCCTAAAATAGGACGCCCTTGCCCCTCAAGTGTGTTGTCCAGGTGGAATCTACGAGACACGCCAAAAGCATCCACAAATGTGGGAGTCAAGAAAAATAAAGTCTCTCGTGGCTCATAGAAGATAAGTAGTCAATAACTTCCCCTAGTAAGAGGGGACCAATTAAGACCACGAAAGAGGTGGAAACCCTAGGTCTTTGAGACTTCTATAAATATTTCACCTCTCAAGGGGAAAGGGAAAGACTCTAAGTCACACTCACTCTCCACAACTCAAAGAGCACCACGCTCGTTACCGTCTTAACATACACAATCAACCTAATCGTCCGCCTGCGATCCTAGCTACGCTGACCACCAACAAGGCCTCTCACTTCACGTGAGTTGGTCCGTTAAATAGCCTTAAACACCACCGCAGATGACTTCTCGCCGTCGTGAGCAAGCCCCTACAACCAAAcatgttatatatatatatatatgtggagagagagagagagagagagagagagagagagagagagagagagttgaGAGTGAGATGTTATACTTGCATTAACTAGGATGAGACTGCATCCTAAACACTTATATAGATGTTACAAATAAAGTGGAATATAATTTGGCCAAGTACAATAGCAGAAAATACAAAAATTCGGGcttgtaaccggttacacctgacATTGAAAAATAAGTAATTAATTCAGCTTCAGTGATAATCAATTACACCATTTATGATAATCGGTTACACCCATGAAAAACATATTTTTCTGCAACAGGAAAGCATATCAGCACCAGCTGTAACTGGTTACAACCTGTGGTAACCGGTTACAACACTTGAATTACACCTCAAACTTCAACACACCACCTTAATTCAAGTGTTGCAATTATACCATGGCCATGCTTATCTTCAACCTCTTGAATACATCATTTGTGACTACCTTAGTCATCAAATCATCAACTTGGTCCTCACTCCTGCAATATCCCAATCGTAACCTCCATTTGCTAACGAGTTCCCTCAAATAATGGAATCTCATCTCAATGTGATTGCTTCCCATGTGCAATTGGGTTCTTAGCAAGATTAATCGCGGAAATATTGTCGACTAAGAGTATGTCAGCCTCACCCTCACTGTTGTCCAGCTCCTCCAATAGATTCCTAAGGCATACGACTTAGCACACACATAACAAAACGACAATGTACTCAACCTCACAAGATGAGAGTGCAACTACCGGTTCCTTCTTCGAACATCAAAAGATTGGTGTCGCACCGAACATAAAGATGTATCTAGTTATAGACTTTCGATCATCTTTATCTTTACACCAGTTAGAATTGGTAAAACCGAGCAAATTGCATTTTCTGCCCGTATCCACTGCGGGAAAGAAAATTCCACAGCCAACAGAACCTTTGACATAGCGTAGGATTTTCTTGACTGTTGCCAAGTGAGACATCTTCGGTCTCTTCATGAATCTATTCACAATACTGACACTGAATGCTAAGTCTGGTCGCATATTTCGCAAGTAACACAAAGATTCAATCAACCTCCTATATTGAGTTGGATCAACATCTTCCTCATCCTCATTCTTAGACAATTGCAATCTTGATTCATCTGGAAAAATGGTAGCATTCAATACTCCATTTCACACTTTTTCATTATCTCAATAGCATATCTCCTTTGATGCATGAGGATGTACGTAGTGTGCCAACTACTCGTCCATGGAGTACAATATATAGACATCTATTGGTTTTATAAGTTTCCCAGCCTTATATCACACCACTTCTAGAAAGAGATCCATCTAGGCTAACTCATTAGAAGATACTAGAAGAGGAACGTGCAATGGAGAACCATGTCGTTGATTTATTGTCTATATGTCACCGTATTGTTGTGATTGAAAGAGATGATATAGCTAGATGAGAGATTCAGGAAAACACTTTTAAGAGGGTCACTTTGAATGCAATATTATCAGAGGCATAATTTGCTTTGTAGTATTGGAGGCAAAGAAGGAACGTGAATGTTAGATATACCTAATAATTGTATTTTGATATAAATATTTTGAATGATTTGGTTTATTAATTATGCATGGTTTAAGACTAATGTATGGATAATGTATAGTTTGATATAAACAATGTGAATGAATGACTTTTGTATGATTTGTGTGAATAATGTATGATTGAGTGACTAATGACTTATCTATAATAATGTTCAAGTATTTATAATATTGTATTAGGATTTGTCTAAATATTAAAATCTGGATTCATCCATTTGTTGATTTAAAGGGGTTTCTGAATATTAAAATTTGGATTCACCTTATGATATCACATATAAATAAAATACACATACAATACAATCTCAAGGATTTGTCCAGATATTAAAATTCAGACTTGCCCCTTTTGTTACACACATAATTCACCTCTTTATTATCTACAATATTTGGGGATTAAAATCTGAATTTACCTGTTTATTATTTTGAACTAAGTAATATTGTTCTTGGAGTGTATTCCAAAATTTGTATTTTGAACTAAGTAATTTTGGCATACTT containing:
- the LOC127079102 gene encoding beta-galactosidase 10 — encoded protein: MKLSFIFCFLCFVSASFTFNFIYAGNVTYDGRSLIIDGQRKLLISASIHYPRSVPAMWPALVQLAKQGGVDVIETYVFWNGHELSPGNYYFGGRFDLVKFAKIVHEAGMPLILRIGPFVAAEWNFGGVPVWLHYIPGTVFRTYNQPFMYHMEKFTTYIVNLMKQEKLFASQGGPIILSQAKNEYGFYENYYKEDGKKYALWAAKMAVSQNTSVPWIMCQQWDAPDPVIDTCNSFYCDQFTPTSPNRPKIWTENWPGWFKTFGGRDPHRPVEDVAFSVARFFQKGGSVHNYYMYHGGTNFGRTAGGPFITTSYDYDAPIDEYGLPRLPKWGHLKELHKAIKLCEHLLLHGKSVNISLGPSVEAGVYTDSTGACAAFISNADDKNDKTVEFRNASYHLPAWSVSILPDCKNVVFNTAKVSSPTNKVAMVPEKLQQSDKGQKTFKWDVLKENPGIWGKADFVKNGFVDHINTTKDTTDYLWHTTSVLIGENEEFLKKGSEPVLLIESKGHALHAFVNQKYQGTAYGNGSHSAFTFKNPISLKAGKNEIALLSLTVGLQTAGPFYEFVGAGVTSVKINGPNNRTIDLSSNAWTYKIGVQGEHLRLPQGDGLNNTKWTSTSEPPKGQALTWYKAIVDAPPGDEPVGLDMLYMGKGLAWLNGEEIGRYWPRISEFKKEDCVQECDYRGKFNPDKCVTGCGEPTQRWYHVPRSWFKPSGNVLVFFEEKGGDPAKITFVRRKVV